AGGTCGATACAAGCATGTCTCTTGTTCTCGACGATGCAAAAGGCACATACAAATTGAGTATTGCGGTGCCTGACGGATATGAAGCAGATGAAAACGTAATCATAAACGGTACATATGACGTCACCGACAAGTCCTTTGCTTTCACCGTTGATTCCATCCTGGCTGACGGAGAAACAGCAGAGGTGGGCATAACCGTGGGCTATGAAAGCGGTATTACCGTTGAATCCCCCACCGAATACAAGGAGCTTCTCGCCCTCACAGCCGATGAAGCATATGCTCTTATCGGCAGAATAGGCACTTTCGCAATGAACATTCAGCCTCAGCCCCAACCCGACTACGTTTATGAGGATGAATACTACTACGATGATGAATACTACTACGATGATGAATACTACTACGATGATGTTTACTACGGCGATGACGAGTATTATTTTACAGGCGACGAGCTGTAATAAAATGATATAAAACGCAATAGGACTGTCTCATTAAACAAATTAATGTATAGAAATTGAAAAATGTAGGGGCTGATGCAAGCATCAGCCCGATTTGGGGTCGATGCAGGCATCGACCCCTGCATTTTTGCACATTTATACGATAGTATGTTTAATGAGACAGTCCCTTTTTTATAAACTCAATTTGTTATGTTGTGAGGTTGTGTCTTAAATCAATAAGGTTAAAATGCCGCAAGACGCGGCGCCAATGGGGGCGACATCCCGCAGGCAACAAAGTATTTGCGGTTATTTTAACCCACTGTAACGAATACACCGTCGGTGGTTTCAAGACTTATTGTGTAATATCCGTTCGCGTCCGCAGTGAGAACGGTGGGAACAGCTTCATCGTAAAGGGTTACGGTGAGAGGCTGAGCGGTCTTGAACTTAAGGGTTGCGGGCTTTTGCTCCTTGATATCGGTCATATTCACAACGGTGAATGCGTAGCCGGTGCCCTCTTTCTTTTCAAAGCATCCGATAAGCAGAGGCTCGTCGGAAACGGTTTCGGAAAGAATGCCGAAGTTTTCATATTCACCGCTCATCTTCAGCCATGGAGTAGCGGAGGTGCAGTTGAGAGTGAATGCGCCCAGGTTCTTATACTGAATGTAGGTGTCGGAAAGCTTTCTCAGCTCCCACATTACGGTTGCACAGTCGTCGTACAAGGGCTGAGTAGGCTTAAGGGTTGTAGTATTCAGAACGGAGGGGAAATCGGTTTCATTGGAGCTCTTAAGAGACCACAGCAGGATACCTGTACAGCCGTAGGACAGCATTGCATAGCTCTGCCAGCGGTATTCTGCCTCGGTGGGATTACGCTTACCGCGTGTCCAGCCCCATGTCTGGATACAGCACCAGAACTCGGCATCATTTTCACGGGCAACGGTAGCAATCTGGTTAATGGATTCGCAGTAGTCGTTATAGGTGCTCCAGGATGCGATATTTTCTTTACCGTTATGACCGTTGAGGGGGTAAATATCTGTACAGATATAATCTACATTGAAGTTTTCAAACCATGCCTGGCAGTACTTTCTGTACAGCTCGGGGTCAGCATCGTAGTACTCAATTGCCGCGGCATTTGCTCCCAGCTTGAGCTGAGCTGCATTAGCATACATAGGAAGCAGATTTACAAAGGGAATCTTACCGGGCAGCTGTTTCATGTAGATATCCGCAACATCACCCATCCAGCCGAAGCTGTCTGTACCGGGCTCGTCCACCAGGTTATGACCGCTGAAGGAGGGATGGTCGCCGTAAGAAGATACATGATCGCGGTAGTTGTAGTTATTTTCCAGTACCTGAGATGTAAACGGAACGTCCTGGGCAAATACCTCTATACCGTACTTATCGGCGTAATTGAAAACATAATCTCTGCTCTTGGAGCCGGAGGAAGCGTTACCCGAAATAATGGTGTCAACGCCCAGATCGCGCAGAAGCTTCATACCCTCGGGAGTACCGAAGGGAGACATGAAGCCCCATGCGCCTATGCGTATTCTTTCTCTCTGGAAATACTCGGGGGCATAGGTAGTGGAAGCCATATTAACGCCCAGAGCAGTTTTAATAACTCTCTGCATAACAGTGGCAACCTCTGCACGGGTGGAAAGACCCTTGGGGTCAAATCTGCCCTCGCCCTTACCGTTGAGAATGCCCAGCATTTGCATGGACTTGATAGCCTCAATCGTTACGCTATCGCAATCTGCAAGGTCGGTGAAGGTCATTTCGTCTTCGTAGCCCTGCATATTGAAGTCAAAGGTGTTACAGTAGTTTGCTATAACCACAGACATGGTAGCACGGTCAATGGGATCTTCCGCACCGAAGGTCACCTCGGAAAGAGGAGCCATAAGTCCGAATTCCTTAGCCCACTGAATATAGGGTGCATAATATTCGGTTGCGGGAATATCGCCGTAGCCTGTGTTGCCGTCGTATTTTGCGGTGTCAACGCCGTGCATACGTCCCAGAACGGTAATGAACATACCTCTGGTCATGGTGTCCTCGGGGCTGAACTCGGTGGGAGAGGTTCCGCCGAACAGAGTTCTGTTGGAAACGAAGTTAATATACTGTTCGCCCCAGTGACCTGCGATGTCGGAATACTGCTTGGTGTTGTAGCCCAGAGTATAGGTTGCAGGCTTATTTGCCACAAAGGTGGTGTAGCCGTAGCCGTTGGTGTAGGACATGGCAACTATTTCCTGAGTGCCGTCCGAATTTGTGCGTATAACAACGGGGTCGGTACCCTCGCCTACGGGAGTGGTGGAGGTGAGGAGATAGTCGTTTCTGTTGTAGTTTGCGCTGAGAGCACCTGGGGGAGCGATGGAGGTCTGCATTTTTGCAGAGAATTCTGCGCCCTTGGTGTAGTCGAAATCAGAGGTGTCGGAGCTGAGGAATTCGTAAGCCTCGCTCAATGTACGGAAAAAGCCCATACGGCTTATATATATGGAGGCATTGGTGTCCGTTCCGTTAATGGGGTCAAGGCGGAACAGATTACAGGTGCCTACCCAGTTGCCCTTGTACTTGGAGGTGTCGCTCAGATCGGTGATGGTATTTTCCCACTGACCCTTTGCAGGGAAATCAAAGGGGCTGTAAGAAGCATCGCTGAGAGTGGGAAGATCGGAGGTTGTAAAGAACAAACCGCCTCGTGTAACGGTGGAGGTCGTCTTGTGACGGTAAGCAAAGTACGGAAATTCAAGACAGTTGAAATACTCATCTTCGGTGAGAGTGAAGGTCATCATGGGGTCGTGAGAGGTGGGGTTAACAACCATAACACCCGCTTCAAGCGATACATTCATACCGCCGCTTTCAAAGCTTTCTATGGCTTCTTCGCTGTCAAATATCCACACGGGGTTAGCCTTACCGGAGTTGATGCGGGGCTTTTCCACCTTGGTATCCTCGGTGGGAACGTAGTTTTTTGCATCCTCTTCGGAAGCAAAGAACGCGATATAGTCAACGTACATCTGGCTTCCGGTAGCCATCTGACCCGAGGGTTCAGCCTTCCACATACAGTCAAAGCGAAGCTGACTTATAGTGCCACTCCAAACGGAAGTGCTCTGCGATTCGTCGGGATTTATGCCCTGTGAAGCAAGGTTTGCATCCTTGATATTGAAAATATACTCAACAAAGTCCTCATCCTTTGAGCTGATAGGGAAATGTGTGCAGGATGAGCCTGTTATCTTGTCACCGGTAGCGGTGGATGCAAAGTGCATTTCAAACTGTGTAGCGTCCGAAAGGTTGCGTACACGGAACTTTATCCAGGGGTACTTCTGTGCATCAAGATGCTGGTTAACAAGCGTAACGTAGGGGTCGCCCACATTCTTTCCGCCCTCTTCGGGTCCGCCGAAAGAGGTCACAATGCCATAATCGTCCGTGTATTCAATAACGCAGTTTGTTCCGCTCATGCCAAATGCGGCATTCTTTTTGCTCAGATTAAATATCTTGGCAGGCTGGCCGGGAAGAATCTCGGATGGTACCTCTTCCATTGCACCGGAGGAATAAGCGGCGTAAGTTACCGCATCCTTGAAAAGGCCCACGTACTCGATGGTGTGGCTTCTTTCGTCAGATGCACGGCAGGGGTCAAGACGTAACTTGGTAACCTTACCGTTCCACTTTGCGGTGCCGGGTGCGGCATTTTTCATATCGAATTTGAAGGTTCCGATATAGGAGGAGCGAACAGTATCCTCTGCACGGGGATTGCCGGTACAACCCTCTGTCCAGTGGTAGAACTGCATTCTGCCGCCGGTGGTAAAATCGCGGTAGCCTACTGCAAGAATTGCGTAGTCCTCAAGATTGATGGTTTCGCCCTCAGCGGGGACAAAAGTAAGGTTGATGTCATCGCCGGAGCCTGTAATTACAGCGCCTTTTTCGGTGACTTCAACATTTGTTGTCTTGGACGGTGCCCATTTTGCAACATCATCGGGATTGGAAAAATCCCAAACAATGTAATCCGCCGCACAAGCGCTGACAACAAAAAGCATGATAAGTGCCAATATTACGGTGATTCTCTTCATAGCGTTCTCCTTTAATTTTATTGTATGTTAATTATAACAAATCAAGGCTTCTGTGTCAACATATTTTTGAAAAAAATATATAAAAATCAGCAAATCATAAAACCTCTGCCAAACAAAAACAGCATGAAAAAGCTTTTGCTTTTTCATGCTGTTTTCACCATATACCAACGCTTCCGCTTACGCAAAAGCAAGATTGAATTTATCAGTCAAGTTTGAATTTTTCGCCGAAGCCGTAGGTCTCCATAACATAGTCAATGTCCTTATCTCCGCGTCCCGAAAGGTTTACAAGGATAGAGCCCGTGTTATTCTCGCGCGCATAGCGAAGTGCAAATGCCAGAGCGTGAGAGCTTTCGATAGCGGGGATAATACCCTCATTACGGCACAGCAGGAAGAATGCCTCCATAGCCTCGTCGTCCGACACGGTGACGTATTTTACACGGCCTGTGTCGTGCAGATATGCATGCTCCGGTCCGACAGAGGGGTAGTCAAGACCGCTGGCGATGGAATAAACAGGCAGAGGCTCGCCGTTTTCGTCCTGCAGGAGATAGCTTTCAAAGCCGTGGAGAATACCCTTTTTGCCGTAGGTGATGGAAGCGGCATGGTCGCCAACAGACGGTCCGCGTCCCAGAGGCTCAACGCCGTAAATATCAACAGGGTCTGCAAGGAATGCGGGGAACATACCCATGGAGTTGGAGCCGCCGCCTACCGCCGCACACACTGCGTCGGGAAGTATACCGGTCATTTCCAAGAACTGTGCTCTTGCCTCGTCGCCCACTACCATTTGGAAATCGCGCACCATTTTGGGGAAAGGATGAGGGCCGAGAACCGAGCCGATGCAGTAGATAGCATCCTTATATTCGTTAAGATATGCGTCAAATGCCGCGTCAACAGCTTCCTTGAGGGTCTTAAGACCGTGAGTTACGGGCACAACGCGTGCGCCCAGCATTTTCATACGGGTTACGTTGGGAGCCTGCTTTGCAATGTCAACCTCACCCATGTAAATATCACATTCAAGACCGAAATATGCCGCCGCAGTAGCAAGGGCTACGCCGTGCTGACCTGCACCTGTTTCGGCAATAAGCTTTTTCTTGCCCATAAATTTGGCAAGCAGACCTTCACCCATGCAGTGATTGAGCTTATGAGCACCTGTGTGGTTGAGGTCCTCGCGCTTTAAGTATATCTGGCACTTGCCCAGCTTTCTTGAAAGTCTTTCGCAATGGTAAACGGGAGTGGGACGTCCCTGAAATTCCTTTCTGATACGGCGAAGCTCGCTGATAAACTGTGCCGAACGGCAGATAGTTTCATACGCTTCGTCGATTTCCTTGAAGGCAGGCATTAATTCGGGGGGCAGATACTGTCCGCCGTACTCGCCGAAGCGACCGTTTTTGTCGGGAAATTCCTTAAGATAATTCTCAAAATCCTTATAAGTCTTATTCATGGTATATATTCCTTTCGTGATAAATATTCAGATAAAATAAAAAAACCTGTCCCGTAAAATAGGACAGATAACTCTGCTGTGCCACCTAAATTGACTTTTTCATGTACAAACATACACTGTCCGCTGTAACGCGCAGCCCGCGTTCTTCCTAACCAAACGGCTCGGTCGACCCTCATGAGTCCATTGGGCTTTCCCGCATTACCGCAATCCCACCATCTGCGGCTCTCTGTGAAACACTGAAAAAAGCTTACTACTCTCAATCAACGGTTTCATATTTACACAATAATTATATTCCATTCCTGAAAAAAGTCAATAGCTGAATCAACATATTTACATTTTATTAAAATAATCCCCAAAACAAATCTTTACATTTTTAATTTGAACAATTAATAAAGTTCTGTTATACTATGACTATGAAAGGAGACAGCGCATGAAAAAGAAAATAACCATCGGCATACTTGCTCACGTGGATGCGGGAAAAACCACGCTTTCGGAAGCGCTGTTGTACCTTTCGGGCAAAATACGAACTCTCGGGCGTGTTGACCACAAAAATACCTATCTTGATATAAATCCCGTTGAGCGCGAGCGGGGAATAACCATTTTTTCAAAGCAGGCGCGCTTCGGTACGGATAATTGTGACTTTATATTGCTGGACACACCGGGACATGTGGATTTCAGCGCCGAAACGGAGCGCACTCTTGCGCTTCTGGATTATGCCATACTGGTTATCAGCGCATCTGACGGTGTGCAGAACCATACCCGTACGCTGTGGCAGTTATTGGAGTTCTATCAGGTACCCGTTTTTATTTTTGTCAACAAGACCGACATAGCCACAAAATTCAGAGACGAGCTTCAAAGCGAGCTTTCAAAAAATCTCTCACCCTTATGCACCGCCTTTTACAGTGAGGACACAAAAAATCAGCTGGACGAAAAGCTCGCCATGACAAACGAGGATTTTCTGGAGAGCTTTTCAAGTGACATTCCCATTGAGGACGGGGACATCGCCTCTCTCATCAGCGCAAGAAAGCTGTTCCCCTGCCTTTACGGCTCGGCGCTTAAAACCGAGGGTGTGGAGTTTTTGATATCGGCGCTTGAAAAATACACTCTTTCCCCCGTATACAATGACGGCTCAATGGGCGCTAAAATATACAAAATCTCCCGCGACGGCACATTGCGCTTCACCTGGATGAAAATTACAAGCGGAAGTCTGTCGGCGCGCGACGAAATACATTACATCAGCAAAAACGGCGAAAAAATAAGCGAAAAAATAGGTCAGATACGCCTTTATTCTGGTGAAAAATTCACTCAGACAGACAGCGTTTTTGCAGGCGAAATATGTGCAGTCACGGGGCTTTCCCAGACCTACACAGGTCAGGGTCTGGGTGAAGAAACCGATACCGCAAAGCCCGTTTTGGAGCCTGTTTTGTCTTTCAGAATAAAGCTCCCCGAGGGCTGTGACCCTGTGGCGTACTTCCCGAAATTAAAGGAGCTTGAGGAAGAAGAGCCGTCTTTGCACCTTTACCGCAACGATGCTCTGGGGCAGATTGAGGCCCGCCTTATGGGCGAGGTGCAGATAGACCTTATCAGGCGCATGATTTTTGAACGTCTCGGCATACAATGCGAGTTGGACACAGGCAAGATACTGTATAAGGAAAAAATTGCTTCAAAAACCGTAGGGGTAGGGCATTTCGAGCCTCTCAGGCATTATGCCGAGGTACAGCTTGCCATGGAGCCGCTTCCCGAGGGCTCGGGGCTTATTTTCGACATCGATATACCGGAAAACTCACTTGACACCAACTGGCAAAGACTGATTCTTTCCCATCTTTACGAAAAAAATCATATCGGCACTCTTACAGGCGCAACGCTTACCGATACTAAAATAACTCTGGTTGCGGGCAAAGCCCACCAGAAGCACACCGAGGGCGGTGATTTTCGGCAGGCGACACTGCGTGCCGTGCGTCACGGGCTTATGAAAGCAGGCTGTGTGCTGTTGGAGCCGTATTACAAATTCAGACTGGAGGTTCCGTCTGCCTGCGTGGGACGCGCAATGGCGGATTTACAGGCGCGTAACGCGGAATTTGAAATAACCTCCTCCACCAATGAGGCAAGCATTATATGCGGCAGAGCGCCCGTTTTGGCACTTCACGATTACACCCGTGAGGTCATTTCCTACACACGCGGTACAGGCACACTGAGCTGTACGCCCGACGGATATGCTCCCTGCCACAATGCCGACGAAATAATCTCCGCCTGCGGCTACGATCCCGAGGCTGATTTGGAAAACACACCTCATTCGGTGTTCTGCGCTCACGGTGCAGGCTTTATCGTTCCCTGGAACGAGGTGGATAACTACAAGCATCTTGAGGTCAAGGAAAAGGGCGAGGACACCGCAGACGACATCATCCCCAAGGTTTCAAAGCTTGCCAAAAAATACGAGTTAAGCGTGGAAGAAGTGGAAGCCATAATGCTGCGCACCTTCGGTCCTATGCAAAGAAAGCGTTACAGCCCGCCCCGAACAGTTTCGGCAGGAAACACCAAACGCCGTCCGAGTCCCAAAAACACCGATATGTACAAGCGTTCTCTGATAGTGGACGGCTACAATCTTATCTATTCCTGGGAAAGACTGAAGGAAATTGCCGATTACAGTCTTGAGGACGCGCGTGATGCTCTGATGGACATTCTTTCAAATTATGTGGCTTACACCAAGGTAGAACTGACACTGGTATTTGATGCCTACCTTGTAAAAGAGGGTGCGGGTTCGGATTTTATAAAGGACAACTACCGCGTTGTATACACAAAACCCGACGAAACGGCAGACACCTTCATAGAAAAAATGATGCACAAGCTGGGACCCGATTACACCATCCGCGTTATCACGGGAGACAAGCAGGTTCAATTCTCCGCCATACATTCGGGTGTTTTACGTATGAGCGCCAAGGAATTTGAGGCGGAAGTCGCCTCGGTAGGCAATGAAATCACAGAATTTGTGCGACGGCTGTCACAGACATGAAAAAAGCTGTAAAACTCAAATGAGTTTTACAGCTTTTTGTTCACATGCCGTATTTACCGAAATTCTTAATTAAATGCGGTCCACTTTTCTTCGCCTTTAATCATGCTGTATTTGTGGTAATTGATGGCTTCCATTATCTGATAATATGCCCAGTGGTCACGTGTAACGTCATCAAAAGTAACAAGCTTGGATTCATAGCGGTCGATAAAATGCTTATCGGGGCTTCTTTCCAGCATGCGGTTGATAACCACAACCGCCTCGGCACGTGTAATGGTGTCCTCCGGACGGAATGTGCCGTCGGGGTAACCGTCAATCCATCCCAGATTTGCCGCGCCTACAATATATTCGTAGTACCAGTCGTCCTCGCTTATATCGTCAAAGGTGTTCTTACCTGACGGCGAGCCATCCATAAAACGAACTGCCGCCGCGATGAATTCACCGCGTGTTATAGCCCGGTCGGGCATAAATTTGTTATCGTCATATCCGTTTATGATGCCCAGTGAGCTGAGTACTCCAACTGCGGTATAGTGCCACATATCCTCGGTAACGTCCTCGAAGCTTTTGGAAATCTCAACCTTTTCGGATTCCTTCAAAAGATTGTAGAACATCTGAGACGCTTCGGCGCGGGTCATATCGCTGTCGGGACGCAGCGTTGAGTCATGATAACCGTTGATATATTTTACGTGTTCGGTTTTCTTGAGAAGGTTTCTGTCATTTACAGGCTCTCCGCCATCGGTAAGCACAATCTTTATGGGCTTGCGGAAGGTATAGGTATAAGTAACATCGTCCGTTATGAGGTTTTCTTCATATTCGGGCGCCTTGTCCCAGCCCTCTGCTACGGTATAACCGTTATCCGCTCTCATATCAACGGGAACATTGTCAATGCCAAGTGTGCCCTTGCCTTGGGTAAGATAAACCGTAACCGTCTTATCCTCGCGTGTGCCGTCCGCCCACTTACCGTGTATTATTCTGAATGTAACGGTTGCGGTCTGCACTTCGCTCCATACCGCATACAGTGTAACGGTACCGTCGTCGTCGGAGGTAAGGTTTACGACCTCTTGTCCGTCGGTATATACAGTCTGTCCGTCAACCTCGGTAGCCCAGCCTGCAAAGGTGTAGCCATCTCGGGTGAAGCTGTTGTCGGTCAGATTCTGCTTCACATCGTAGGTGAATGACATATCTGCCATTGTGCCCTCTCCGCCGTTGGCATCAAACTTAACAGTGTAGCTGATGGGAGCGAAGTTTGCGGTATAGGTGATTTCCGCCCAGCCGTCCGCAGGCTTTTGGGGAACAAAAGCTTTATCCGTACTTACCTCCTGTCCGTCGGCAGTCCAGTTTACAAACTTGTAGCCCTCATTGGCTGATGCGGTTGAACCGTTTGCAACCCCCGTGTCGGGATTAAGTGCCTCGCTCGCCGTGTCAACAGCTCCGTTTTCACCTGCGGTGTAGGTTACGGTAACTGCGGTTTTTTCATTCCATACCGCGTAAAGCGTAACGGTACCGTCGTCGTCGGAGGTAAGGTTTACGACCTCTTGTCCGTCGGTATATACAGTCTGTCCGTCAGTCTCAGTTGCCCAGCCTGCAAAGGTGTAGCCATCTCGGGTGAAGCTGTTGTCGGTCAGATTCTGCTCTTCATCGTAGGTGAATGACATATCTGCCATTGTGCCCTCTCCGCCGTTGGCGTCAAACTTAACAGTGTAGCTGATGGGGGAAAATCTGGCTTCATAAAGCGCAGTCACCCACAAATAATGTCCGCTGGAATAGGGGTCCGGCTGATACTGCTCAGGTTCGGGTTTAAATTCAGCGGTATCGGTCAAAAAATCATCGTCCCTGTACCAGCCGTCAAATGTATATCCGTCCTTTGCGGTTGCCTTGGAGCCCTGCACAGGCTCATATATAGCATAGTCATCAATCTCTTCCTCTTCATTGGACACACTGCCTCCCTGCACCGGACTAGCCTGATAGGTAAGGGTGGCGGCGCTTACGGGAAGCGTTCCCAGCACCATTATTACGCAAAGGATGAGACAAACCAAGGATGTAATTCTTTTTTTCATTATTTTTTCTCCTTTCGGATTTTTGATTTACTGTTAGTCAAAAATATATTTGAGTATCAGCTTTATGTGTCTTATGCCGTCCGGAACGGCTTTAAGATGGGGCTTTGCCGTTATGCGCCGGTCTCTGCGAAGTCCCGCGGGAAGCTGAACGATTTTGAGCCTTGCCCGTGTCACCGCAAGTATCATTTCGCTGGCAAATTCCATACCGCTTGCCGAGGTTTCAAGCTCTGAAAAGCTTTGCCTTTCAACACCTCTGAGCCCGCAGTGAAAATCGTGCACAAGGCTCTCTTTGGGAGGTTTATATTTTCTTTGAGCCAGCCGTCCCATAAAAGACAGAAAGGGAACACCCAAAGCGCGGTGGGCAAACGGGGATGCGCTTCTTTCAAAGCCGTAGGCATATCTGTCGCCCACTGCCAGCACGGCACCGCTTCTCAATGCCTCAAGATAGGGCAAAAGAGCCGAAAAGTCATAGCTTCCGTCGCAGTCCGCCATAATAACATATTTGCCCCTTGCCTCTTTGATTCCGCCCCTGAGCGCCTCACCGTAGCCTCGTTTTTCAATGCAGACCACCCGGGCACCGTGTTCAAGGGCGATTTTATCCGAGCCGTCGGTACTGCCGTTGTCCGCCACAAGTATTTCGCCCGCCGTACCGCTTTTTTCGAGAAAGCTCTTTGCCTCCCCGATACAAAATGCCAACGTTTCATGCTCATTAAGACATGGCATCAGAACGGTAAGTTCCATCATATTTTCCTTTTTTTGAATATTTTCACAAAGTTGCCGCGTGTACAGCTCCACATTCCCGTACCGACCGCCACAATAGAGTTAAAAAGTGCACGATAGGTCATAAAAGGATGCAGTGCCGAATGGTTGTTGACAACCAGAATTCTCACAACGGGTATAAGAGCAACAGCAAGCATCACGTACATAAGCCCCGACTCTGCCTTTTCGTTTCTGAAAACGTACCACACACAGAAAAGCACAAAAACCGTAAGCGCCAGTGTAAGCCATATTCCCGCAGGTGTTTTGAAAAGGCTGAAGGGGAACATCATATTAAGATTAACCGCCAGAGCCGCCGCGGGCTGAAACACTTCTCCCGAAAAATCCCCTGCCATGCGGTAAACGCCCTGATTAAGCGCAATATCCGAAATGCTCCGACCCGTAACCATACCCGCAATAACCCACTTTGCAAAAAATGTGAGGGAATAGCCCGAAAGCCAACCGACACAGCACTTCAAAAGGGTGTAAAAGGATTTTTTCAAATTTTTATTTTCGCTGTGCAAAAGACAGATAAGCGGCAGACAAAGTGTCACCGTTTCACAAGTCAGAAAATCAAAAAAGCAGGTCAATGCGCCGAAAACAGTAAACAGCATCGCTGTGCTTGGCATATTTTTTCCATGTATAACAACCGATGAAAAAACAAACATCAGCATAAAACAGGAAAAATACTCAATGCACAAAGCCGCCATCCACACACGGCACAAAGCAAATGAAATTGCGCTCATTACGGCAAGTGCGTAATACCTCTTTCTCAGCAAAAGTGCAAAATACACAATACACACAGCCCCCAGCGCTATGCCGAAAAGTGCTTTAATACCGAGAACATCGGTAAAAATCATAAGAGGCTTGACAACCGATGCCATACCGTGCCAATACCTTGCGTAAGATGCATCCGGGTCATTTTCAAACGATTCGTAAAGCGCCTGTCCGGGCGTTATCTGTTCACCACGGTAATACGCACAGTCTGTCGCCGAATAAAAAGGTTTTGAACCGTCAAAGCCCTCAATTACTCCCAGCAGTACCGCGTCGGCATAGTTATGTATAACACCGCCTCCCGTGCCGTCAAGGCTGTAAAACATGTCAGCATCCTTATACATCAATGCCGATTTCTGCATATTGGGCTTTATCCACTCATACGGCAGTAATGCCGTAAGTGACATAATCCCGAAGAACACTGTCCACAAAACAACAAGTACCGCTGTACATTTAAGAACAGCATACAATAATTTTTTGTACATATCACTAAATCCCAAGTACATTTTGGTAGGACAATTATATCACATATTTTACCTCTGTGTCAATATTTTTGTTATATCGTATAAATTTTTTTCAAAATAAAAACACTCTTGAAATATTTTTCATAATGTTGTATAATTTAACATGCAAAAATCATAAGGAGGCAGGCATGGCAGATACGGTTATCACACAGGTTTTTGAACAACCGCCGATAAATAAAAAAGAAATACTGCGCTACGCGGGTATAACGTCAGACAACGCGGACATACAAAGGTCGGTGGATGAATGTATTGCCGAAATGCTTCCGCTTGTGACCTACCGCACCTGCCGACGGGAATTTCCAATCAGATATGACGGGGATACGGTGG
This genomic stretch from Oscillospiraceae bacterium harbors:
- a CDS encoding glycosyltransferase family 2 protein, giving the protein MMELTVLMPCLNEHETLAFCIGEAKSFLEKSGTAGEILVADNGSTDGSDKIALEHGARVVCIEKRGYGEALRGGIKEARGKYVIMADCDGSYDFSALLPYLEALRSGAVLAVGDRYAYGFERSASPFAHRALGVPFLSFMGRLAQRKYKPPKESLVHDFHCGLRGVERQSFSELETSASGMEFASEMILAVTRARLKIVQLPAGLRRDRRITAKPHLKAVPDGIRHIKLILKYIFD